The following coding sequences lie in one Fundulus heteroclitus isolate FHET01 chromosome 20, MU-UCD_Fhet_4.1, whole genome shotgun sequence genomic window:
- the cdkn1a gene encoding cyclin-dependent kinase inhibitor 1 isoform X2, which yields MASHKSLLSPLGGTRRARRNLFGPVDRDQLQVDYQAALRKDLDEASRRWGFDFKSDEPLETGDFKWEGVPETRVPLLYRSCVLAPRRAEGPRAADAVVLTKGARVEKENLPQTPEKRAGELEALERTPEKGDTAGLKRKQTNITDFYQAKRKVVWMPRKSGE from the exons ATGGCTTCCCACAAGTCGTTGCTGAGTCCTCTGGGGGGGACCAGGCGGGCCCGCAGGAACCTGTTCGGCCCCGTGGACCGGGACCAGCTGCAGGTGGACTACCAGGCCGCGCTGCGTAAAGACCTGGACGAGGCGTCGAGACGATGGGGCTTTGACTTCAAGTCGGACGAGCCTCTGGAGACCGGCGACTTCAAGTGGGAGGGCGTCCCAGAAACGAGGGTCCCGCTGCTCTACAGGTCATGCGTGCTGGCCCCCAGACGGGCAGAGGGCCCGAGGGCGGCAGACGCCGTGGTTCTGACCAAAGGAGCGAGGGTGGAGAAGGAGAACCTCCCTCAGACGCCAGAGAAACGTGCAGGGGAGCTGGAGGCCCTGGAGAGAACGCCGGAGAAGGGAGACACCGCTGGGCTGAAGAGGAAACAGACAAACATTACAG ACTTCTATCAGGCCAAGAGAAAAGTCGTGTGGATGCCCAGGAAATCTGGGGAGTGA
- the tmcc2 gene encoding transmembrane and coiled-coil domains protein 2, giving the protein MLDKSEVATLGLPSTTSHGGSDSNISTDGSGAAAGGAAGGAEDPGAGEPPRTRVALEHLQQKILKVTEQIRVEQEARDDNVAEYLKLAHNADKQQASRIKQVFEKKNQKSAQTIAHLHKKLKHYHKKQKEIEQNGPARQPKDVLRDMQQGLKDVGANVRAGISGFGGGVVEGVKGGVSALTHTAVVSKPREFASLFRNKFGSADNIAHLKDTLEDGVGGHSEDAPTPRALSGSATLVSSPKYGSDDECSSATSGSGAGSNSGGAGAGGGGGGGGVGGGGGGGMLGATMGSPRLDGHHNHHHHHMHSSWDSLLEGLQEIKASQTHMEDAIEDMRGQLQSDYSYMTQCLQEERYRYERLEEQLNDLTELHQNEMTNLKQELASMEEKVAYQSYERARDIQEAVESCLTRITKLELQQQQQQVVQLEGVENANARALLGKLINVILALMAVLLVFVSTLANFITPLMKTRARVASTVLLTLLLFVLWKQWDFVETWLLPS; this is encoded by the exons ATG ctggaCAAGAGTGAGGTGGCAACCTTAGGCCTACCCTCCACCACCAGCCATGGTGGCTCTGACAGCAACATCAGCACTGACGGATCGGGAGCGGCGGCGGGCGGGGCAGCAGGGGGCGCGGAGGACCCGGGTGCCGGCGAGCCCCCCCGGACGCGTGTGGCTCTGGAGCACCTGCAGCAGAAGATCCTGAAGGTCACCGAGCAGATCCGCGTGGAGCAGGAGGCCCGGGACGACAACGTGGCCGAGTACCTGAAGCTGGCCCACAACGCGGACAAGCAGCAGGCGTCCAGGATCAAGCAGGTGTTCGAGAAGAAGAACCAGAAGTCGGCACAGACCATCGCACATCTGCACAAGAAACTAAAACACTACCACAAGAAGCAAAAGGAGATCGAGCAG AATGGACCGGCCCGGCAGCCCAAGGATGTCCTGCGGGACATGCAGCAGGGGCTGAAGGACGTGGGGGCCAACGTCCGCGCCGGGATAAGCGGCTTCGGGGGCGGCGTGGTCGAGGGGGTGAAAGGCGGCGTCTCTGCCCTCACCCACACGGCCGTGGTCTCCAAGCCCAGAGAGTTCGCCAGCCTGTTCAGGAACAAGTTTGGCAGCGCCGACAACATCGCCCACCTGAAGGACACGCTGGAGGACGGGGTCGGGGGACACTCCGAGGACGCCCCGACGCCCCGGGCGCTCAGCGGGAGCGCCACCTTGGTGTCCAGCCCAAAGTACGGCAGCGACGACGAGTGCTCCAGCGCCACGTCGGGCTCCGGAGCGGGCAGTAACTCTGGTGGGGCCGGAgcggggggaggaggaggaggaggaggagtaggaggaggaggaggaggggggatgCTAGGGGCAACGATGGGGAGCCCCCGACTGGACGGGCAccacaaccaccaccaccatcacatGCACAGCTCTTGGGACTCCCTGCTGGAGGGGCTGCAGGAGATCAAGGCCAGCCAGACGCACATGGAGGACGCCATCGAGGATATGAGGGGCCAGCTGCAGAGCGACTACTCCTACATGACGCAGTGTCTGCAAGAAGAGAGATACAG GTACGAGCGGCTCGAGGAGCAGCTGAACGATCTAACAGAGCTGCACCAGAACGAGATGACCAACCTGAAACAGGAGCTGGCCAGCATGGAGGAGAAGGTCGCCTACCAGTCCTACGAGAGAGCCAGAGACATTCAG GAAGCCGTGGAGTCGTGCTTGACCCGCATCACCaagctggagctgcagcagcagcagcagcaggtggtgcAGCTGGAGGGAGTGGAGAACGCCAACGCCCGGGCCCTCCTGGGGAAGCTCATCAACGTCATCCTGGCGCTCATGGCCGTGCTGCTGGTCTTCGTCTCCACTTTGGCCAACTTCATCACCCCGCTGATGAAGACCCGGGCGCGCGTGGCCTCCACCGTGCTGCTGACCCTGCTGCTGTTCGTCCTGTGGAAGCAGTGGGACTTTGTGGAGACGTGGCTGTTGCCCAGCTAG
- the usp49 gene encoding ubiquitin carboxyl-terminal hydrolase 49: MDRCKHVVRLRLGQDHSILNPQKWHCVECRTTDSVWACLKCSHVACGRFIEEHFLKHFQESQHPLAMEVRELDVFCFACGDYVLNDNAEGDLKLLRGALSTVRSAGRRSLRSSAGGEGAPQPAMQLALRHRRKALLGRMLQAWVNKHQEVQTRRREKLEEARRHKKEVKRKLLEDLGNIPPRKSARLLTQAPRSTMTLVPRKFRDPPERLPPPPKKPSLLALPRRAPQFSRAAKLRRYYSTHAVTRRRHAPGVTGLRNLGNTCYMNSILQVLSHLQKFRECFLTLDLCETEELLAKTNHSQGVKGVTGAVVSSAAAPLTESPLGRMGKAGCWNPPVDKKESVPASPQDAELVQPKEPRCSTRQQMSLCHELHTLFRVMWSGRWTLVSPFAMLHSVWNLIPAFRGYDQQDAQEFLCELLDKVQQELDTEGSKRRIVIPITKRKLSKQVLKVLNTIFHGQLLSQVTCLSCKHKSNTVEPFWDLSLEFPERYHSRNKGSGAAAHQRSCTLIEMLSKFTEMEALEGNIYACNHCNRRRRKSSHKPLVLSEARKQLLIYRLPQVLRLHLKRFRWSGRNHREKIGVHVAFDQVLNIKPYCCPDSGHSVHRGGYTYDLSAVVMHHGKGFGSGHYTAYCYNTEGGFWVHCNDSEMKVCSVEEVCNTQAYILFYTQRSA, translated from the exons ATGGATCGCTGTAAGCACGTGGTTCGCCTCCGCCTGGGCCAGGACCATTCCATCCTCAATCCCCAGAAATGGCACTGCGTGGAGTGCCGCACCACCGACTCGGTGTGGGCCTGCCTCAAGTGCTCCCACGTGGCCTGCGGACGCTTCATAGAGGAGCACTTCCTCAAACACTTTCAGGAGTCCCAACACCCGCTGGCCATGGAGGTGCGTGAGCTGGACGTCTTCTGCTTCGCCTGCGGGGACTACGTACTCAACGACAATGCGGAGGGAGACCTCAAGCTCCTCAGGGGCGCTCTCTCTACGGTGCGCAGCGCGGGTCGGCGGTCGCTGCGCTCCTCCGCCGGGGGGGAAGGCGCGCCGCAGCCCGCCATGCAGCTGGCCCTGCGCCACCGGAGGAAAGCGCTGCTGGGACGGATGCTTCAGGCGTGGGTCAACAAACACCAGGAGGTCCAGACTCGGCGGCGGGAGAAACTGGAGGAGGCCAGACGACACAAGAAGGAGGTGAAAAGGAAGCTCCTGGAAGATCTGGGGAACATCCCTCCCAGGAAGAGCGCCCGGCTCCTCACTCAGGCGCCGCGGTCCACCATGACGCTCGTCCCTCGCAAATTCCGCGACCCCCCAGAACGCCTACCTCCGCCTCCCAAGAAGCCTTCCCTCCTCGCCCTGCCGCGCAGGGCCCCGCAGTTCAGCCGGGCCGCCAAGTTGAGGAGGTACTACTCCACGCACGCGGTCACGCGGCGGAGACACGCCCCGGGCGTCACCGGTCTGCGCAACTTGGGAAACACGTGCTACATGAACTCAATATTGCAGGTGCTGAGCCACCTGCAGAAATTCAGGGAGTGTTTTCTCACGTTGGACCTGTGCGAGACCGAGGAGCTGCTGGCCAAGACCAACCACTCCCAGGGGGTGAAGGGGGTGACGGGAGCGGTCGTGAGCAGCGCCGCCGCGCCGCTGACGGAGAGCCCGCTCGGACGTATGGGGAAGGCGGGTTGCTGGAACCCGCCGGTGGACAAAAAGGAGAGCGTCCCGGCGTCGCCGCAGGACGCAGAACTGGTCCAGCCCAAAGAGCCGCGCTGCTCTACCCGCCAGCAGATGTCTCTGTGCCACGAGCTGCACACgctgttcagggtgatgtggtCGGGCCGCTGGACTCTGGTGTCTCCCTTCGCCATGCTGCACTCGGTGTGGAACCTCATCCCGGCGTTCCGCGGCTACGACCAGCAGGACGCCCAGGAGTTCCTGTGCGAGCTGCTGGACAAGGTGCAGCAGGAGCTGGACACGGAGGGCTCCAAGCGGCGGATCGTCATCCCCATCACAAAGAGGAAGCTGTCCAAGCAGGTGCTGAAGGTGCTGAACACCATCTTTCACGGACAACTGCTCAGCCAG GTGACGTGTCTGTCCTGTAAGCACAAGTCCAACACAGTGGAGCCATTCTGGGATTTATCTCTGGAGTTTCCAGAGAGATACCACAGCAGGAACAAAGGCTCGGGCGCTGCCGCTCACCAGCGCAGCTGCACCCTCATAGAGATGCTGTCCAAGTTCACAGAGATGGAGGCTCTGGAGGGCAACATCTACGCCTGCAACCACTGCAACA ggagaagaagaaaatcgTCCCATAAACCCTTAGTTCTGTCAGAAGCACGTAAGCAGCTTCTGATCTACCGCTTACCTCAGGTTCTACGGCTGCACCTCAAGCGCTTCAG ATGGTCGGGCCGGAACCACAGGGAGAAAATCGGCGTCCACGTGGCCTTCGACCAGGTTCTGAACATCAAACCGTACTGCTGCCCAGACTCAGGTCACTCCGTCCACAGAGGAGGCTACACCTACGACCTGTCCGCTGTGGTCATGCATCACGGTAAAGGCTTCGGCTCAGGGCACTACACCGCATACTGCTACAACACGGAAGGAG GTTTCTGGGTCCATTGTAACGACTCCGAGATGAAGGTTTGCAGCGTGGAGGAAGTGTGCAACACTCAGGCCTATATTCTCTTCTATACCCAGAGGTCTGCCTAG
- the cdkn1a gene encoding cyclin-dependent kinase inhibitor 1 isoform X1, whose amino-acid sequence MSRHVPAAQRGGPSDSLAAPCLYKSSSADTLLLHSGGAEQGRKMCRIMASHKSLLSPLGGTRRARRNLFGPVDRDQLQVDYQAALRKDLDEASRRWGFDFKSDEPLETGDFKWEGVPETRVPLLYRSCVLAPRRAEGPRAADAVVLTKGARVEKENLPQTPEKRAGELEALERTPEKGDTAGLKRKQTNITDFYQAKRKVVWMPRKSGE is encoded by the exons ATGTCCAGGCATGTACCAGCCGCACAGAGAGGAGGGCCCAGTGACTCACTGGCCGCTCCCTGCCTTTATAAAAGCAGCTCTGCAGACACACTGCTCCTTCACTCCGGAGGTGCTGAACAAGGCAGGAAGATG TGCAGAATCATGGCTTCCCACAAGTCGTTGCTGAGTCCTCTGGGGGGGACCAGGCGGGCCCGCAGGAACCTGTTCGGCCCCGTGGACCGGGACCAGCTGCAGGTGGACTACCAGGCCGCGCTGCGTAAAGACCTGGACGAGGCGTCGAGACGATGGGGCTTTGACTTCAAGTCGGACGAGCCTCTGGAGACCGGCGACTTCAAGTGGGAGGGCGTCCCAGAAACGAGGGTCCCGCTGCTCTACAGGTCATGCGTGCTGGCCCCCAGACGGGCAGAGGGCCCGAGGGCGGCAGACGCCGTGGTTCTGACCAAAGGAGCGAGGGTGGAGAAGGAGAACCTCCCTCAGACGCCAGAGAAACGTGCAGGGGAGCTGGAGGCCCTGGAGAGAACGCCGGAGAAGGGAGACACCGCTGGGCTGAAGAGGAAACAGACAAACATTACAG ACTTCTATCAGGCCAAGAGAAAAGTCGTGTGGATGCCCAGGAAATCTGGGGAGTGA